The following coding sequences lie in one Mucilaginibacter sp. KACC 22773 genomic window:
- a CDS encoding type II toxin-antitoxin system RelE/ParE family toxin, whose translation MRIIIEDDYLKSLYKNGETVGKPKFGPLIERAFIKRVLQIEQSLDTNSLRKIKSLHFEQLKGDLKGKLSIRVIDGFRLIFRIENDGANNRVEIIAIEELSNHYSK comes from the coding sequence ATGCGAATCATTATTGAAGATGATTATTTGAAAAGCTTATATAAGAATGGCGAAACCGTGGGGAAACCCAAATTTGGCCCCTTAATAGAAAGGGCGTTTATCAAAAGGGTACTTCAAATAGAGCAATCTTTAGACACTAATTCGTTAAGAAAAATAAAATCACTACATTTTGAGCAGCTCAAAGGAGACTTAAAAGGTAAACTATCGATCAGGGTTATTGATGGCTTCAGGTTAATATTTAGAATTGAAAATGACGGGGCTAACAACAGAGTTGAAATAATTGCAATTGAAGAACTTAGTAATCACTATTCAAAATAA
- a CDS encoding helix-turn-helix domain-containing protein — translation MEKIILEQYDLAELKEIFRELIREELAAALGNQSTPTIRQPANKKEAAAYLGISESTLNTMISVGTIPYFKIGRKVRFKWRDIEAYVNSKGN, via the coding sequence ATGGAAAAGATAATATTAGAACAATACGATCTGGCTGAACTAAAGGAAATCTTCAGGGAGTTAATCCGTGAGGAATTGGCCGCTGCTTTAGGTAACCAAAGCACACCCACTATTCGCCAGCCAGCAAATAAAAAGGAAGCTGCAGCTTACCTGGGTATCTCCGAATCAACCCTTAACACCATGATATCGGTTGGCACCATCCCGTATTTTAAGATCGGCCGGAAGGTGCGCTTTAAATGGCGTGACATCGAGGCTTATGTAAACTCTAAAGGCAATTAA